From the Chloroflexota bacterium genome, one window contains:
- a CDS encoding type II toxin-antitoxin system RelE/ParE family toxin has protein sequence MIKSFKDQDTERIYRRLYSRGFPPDIQRTALRKLRMLNNARSLQDLRSPPGNRLEKLFANRRGQHSIRVNDQWRICFVWRESAAFEVEITDYH, from the coding sequence GTGATCAAGTCCTTCAAGGATCAGGACACGGAGAGGATCTACCGGCGTCTCTATTCGAGGGGGTTCCCACCCGACATCCAACGGACAGCCTTACGGAAACTCCGCATGTTGAACAATGCGCGCTCGCTACAGGATCTTCGGTCGCCTCCGGGCAATCGCTTGGAGAAGCTATTCGCGAATCGCAGGGGACAGCATTCAATTCGTGTTAACGACCAATGGCGGATTTGCTTCGTCTGGCGCGAAAGCGCCGCATTTGAGGTCGAAATCACAGATTATCACTAG
- a CDS encoding HigA family addiction module antidote protein, whose translation MVEGKMAPLHPGEVLQEEFLKPLGLSQHRLALDIRVDPRRINEIVLGKRGVTADTALRLARYFNTSPEFWLGLQAQHDLDAEADKLGARLEQEVKVFAKAR comes from the coding sequence ATGGTAGAAGGAAAAATGGCTCCCCTTCACCCGGGAGAGGTCCTCCAGGAGGAGTTCTTAAAGCCCTTGGGTCTCAGCCAGCATCGACTGGCGCTGGACATCAGGGTTGACCCGCGACGGATTAATGAAATCGTCTTGGGGAAGCGGGGGGTGACCGCCGATACAGCGCTGCGCCTGGCCCGCTATTTCAACACGTCTCCAGAGTTTTGGCTTGGGCTCCAAGCTCAGCATGACCTCGATGCTGAAGCGGACAAGCTAGGCGCCCGATTAGAACAAGAAGTGAAGGTCTTCGCCAAAGCCCGTTGA